The sequence below is a genomic window from Nitrobacter winogradskyi Nb-255.
GATGAATGACCGGTCGATCTTGATTTCGTCAGCGGTGATATCGGCCAGAGCCGAGAGCGAGGAATATCCGATACCGAAGTCATCGATGGAGATCCCGACGCCCAAGCTTCGCAGGACGGGCAGAATTTCCGTCTGGAAACGGGTTTTCGCCACGAACGCATCTTCCGTGACCTCGACGACGAATCGCGCCGGGCAGCCGGTTTTCTCCAGCGCGCGCGCGAAGGATGTCATGAAGGCCACGTTTCCCGCCTGCTTGGCGGCGACGTTGATGCTGATGCTGACGCCCGCGCCGAACCTTTCGTCGATGAGGTCGATGGACCTCATGATCTCGGCCAGAACCAGATGCGTCAACTCGTCGATCAGGCCGAGCTCAATCGCGAGATCGACGAACGTTCCCGGCGCCTGGATGACGCCGTCATCATTGCGCAATCGAACCAGCGCCTCGATGCCCCTGACCTGCTGGGTTCTGATGTCGACCTTGGGCTGGAACGCGCAATAGAACCGCTTGTCGAGAATCGCAAGCCGCAGCGACTGCTCGATCTCCATCCGCGTCAGCGCCTCGCGCTGCATTCCGGAATCGAAGATGACGGCGCCGCCCTTTTTTTCGTTCTTGATGTGATACATGGCGGTATCGGCGTTCTGGCGCAGAACCTCGTAGCTGTCGCCGTGATCCGGATAAATGCTCACCCCGATCGATGCGGAGGCGAACAGCTCCGATCCCTCGATGAAGAACGGCGCCTTGAGGCGCTGCAGCAAAAATCCAATATAGTCGGCGAGTTCGGCGTCGCTTTGGACCGGATTGAGCAGAAGCAGAAACTCGTCGCCGCTGATCCGAGACAGCATATCGGTGCCGCGAAGGCCGAAACTCAGGCGCCTCGCAACCTCGATCAGAAGCTCGTCGCCGGATGCATGGCCGTAATAGTCGTTGATGTGCTTGAAATTGTCGATGTCAAGGAAAGCAACCGCAAACCTGACGGGTTGTTCTCCCTCACGGATGAGGCTGTTGGCGTGCTGCTCGATGACGCGCCGGGTCGGAAGACCCGTCAGATCGTCAAAGTAGGCACAACGAAAAAGCTCCTCCTCGACAGCCTTCTGACCGCTGATATCGACCGAGCTCGACAGCATGAGATTCCTGTCCGAAATCCGGACAGGCTCATGCGTGGTCAGATAGGTCTTT
It includes:
- a CDS encoding putative bifunctional diguanylate cyclase/phosphodiesterase yields the protein MSGAPERSEFSVIAGGSGPTPPDESGTGPNDCGVEAGDPSRVNFLAEVVRLLPTAVTVQDEQGHFVFVNAAAAAQFNVPAGAIVGTGSGALLPSKELNDRVNLARGVLQSGRIRISEELIRTDHTTKTYLTTHEPVRISDRNLMLSSSVDISGQKAVEEELFRCAYFDDLTGLPTRRVIEQHANSLIREGEQPVRFAVAFLDIDNFKHINDYYGHASGDELLIEVARRLSFGLRGTDMLSRISGDEFLLLLNPVQSDAELADYIGFLLQRLKAPFFIEGSELFASASIGVSIYPDHGDSYEVLRQNADTAMYHIKNEKKGGAVIFDSGMQREALTRMEIEQSLRLAILDKRFYCAFQPKVDIRTQQVRGIEALVRLRNDDGVIQAPGTFVDLAIELGLIDELTHLVLAEIMRSIDLIDERFGAGVSISINVAAKQAGNVAFMTSFARALEKTGCPARFVVEVTEDAFVAKTRFQTEILPVLRSLGVGISIDDFGIGYSSLSALADITADEIKIDRSFIVDIHKRPRSQGILKAIESLGDALGMTVIAEGVEKFEELAYLQAATRIKYAQGFYFSEPVFLEDLESDKRAVSKRSTSSIGRPLQENRLTYSRATGYSP